A section of the Nerophis ophidion isolate RoL-2023_Sa linkage group LG16, RoL_Noph_v1.0, whole genome shotgun sequence genome encodes:
- the LOC133534882 gene encoding RNA-binding protein 15-like → MKERERSPVRKRSRLLDDGKERRGSLASSSRRTAELLAASSDNCKASSRRSLPGDKRDYSDSRAANGYDYGAPSGTHGVADLAADTSRSASRSAPRSPESEYKTLKISELGSLLNDEEIEDGLFHEFKKFGNVSVKMSRDNDERVAFVNFRKPEDARAAKHTRGRLVLFDRPLKVEAFYMGRRRSRSPVSKDGFPSGHRHAPSQRPLSPTGLGYRDFRLQQMALGPIPPPPLPHLTDVEREAYYSLYDARNHASFLPESAAFQDENSPQGDQRPNRTLFLGNLDLGLTESTLRRAFDRFGVITEVNIKRAGHGQRSTYGFVKFENLDMAHRAKVAMTGKMLGHTLVKIGYGKPTPTTRLWVGGLGPWISLDALAKEFDRFGIIRTIDYRKGEAWAYIQYESLDAAQAACTHMQGFPLGGPDRRLRVDFADTEHHYNQQQQYMQPPLPFPHYDLVPTPFHHRFDSSARERSALLPPRFRDRDLSSPAEWSGVGAKGVGFPSAPHLDRHSRENWPVEREWELQGRDAGRRRRPVEHGWRPDRSPETKDYSAGRNGNPVEQSQGVNSRDGVGGSDHEHSRPPRGRPNSQDKRRRTLSPTAPTFCSDRDLKRRPKSPLAKESGSGHQSVQRLGQVWQGVLLLKNSTFPTTLHLLDGDNAVASGLLAQRSEVGQASQLKISQRLRMDAPKLDEVSRRIKAAGPSGHAVLLAMPLKCEDAAAQDAKDSTDRPLKNLVTYLKQKEAAGIVSLPAGAGRGKEQSGVLHVFPPCEFSQQFMDESARAFAKSEDDYMVVVIIRGAS, encoded by the coding sequence ATGAAGGAGAGAGAGCGTTCGCCGGTGAGAAAACGCTCACGGCTGTTAGACGACGGCAAAGAGCGAAGGGGAAGTCTAGCTAGCAGCAGCAGGAGGACGGCTGAGCTGCTCGCCGCCTCCAGCGACAACTGCAAAGCCTCATCGAGGAGAAGCCTGCCCGGCGACAAAAGAGACTATTCGGACAGCCGAGCTGCTAACGGCTATGATTACGGAGCCCCGTCCGGGACGCACGGGGTCGCCGACCTCGCCGCCGACACGTCCAGGTCCGCCTCACGCAGCGCCCCTCGCTCTCCTGAAAGTGAGTACAAAACTCTGAAAATCAGCGAGCTGGGCTCTCTGCTAAACGACGAGGAGATAGAAGATGGACTTTTTCACGAATTCAAGAAGTTTGGCAACGTCAGCGTCAAAATGAGCCGGGACAACGACGAGAGGGTGGCGTTCGTCAACTTCCGGAAACCCGAGGACGCCCGAGCGGCCAAGCATACCCGCGGTCGGCTGGTTCTCTTCGATCGACCTCTGAAAGTGGAGGCGTTTTACATGGGCCGGCGTAGAAGCCGCTCTCCTGTTTCCAAAGACGGATTCCCCTCAGGACACAGACACGCTCCCTCGCAGAGACCACTCTCCCCCACGGGTTTGGGCTACAGAGACTTCCGGTTACAGCAGATGGCGCTCGGGCCCATCCCCCCTCCTCCCCTGCCTCACCTCACAGACGTCGAAAGAGAAGCATATTATTCTCTTTATGATGCCAGAAACCATGCCTCCTTCCTGCCGGAATCTGCTGCATTTCAAGACGAGAACTCGCCTCAGGGCGACCAGCGGCCCAACAGGACTttatttctgggaaatctggaCCTTGGCCTGACAGAGAGCACCCTGCGACGGGCCTTCGACAGGTTCGGCGTCATCACAGAGGTGAACATTAAACGGGCCGGGCACGGACAGAGAAGCACGTATGGATTTGTCAAGTTTGAGAATCTTGACATGGCCCATCGTGCTAAAGTAGCTATGACTGGGAAAATGCTGGGCCATACCCTGGTCAAAATCGGCTACGGCAAACCTACGCCCACTACCAGGCTTTGGGTGGGAGGTCTCGGCCCGTGGATTTCCCTGGACGCGCTGGCTAAAGAGTTTGACCGCTTTGGTATCATCAGGACTATAGACTACCGGAAGGGTGAGGCGTGGGCGTACATCCAATATGAAAGTCTGGATGCCGCTCAGGCCGCGTGCACACACATGCAAGGGTTTCCACTCGGCGGCCCCGATAGGAGACTCAGGGTGGACTTTGCGGACACAGAGCACCACTACAACCAGCAGCAACAGTACATGCAGCCCCCCCTCCCGTTTCCCCACTACGACTTGGTTCCTACACCGTTCCATCACCGCTTTGACTCCTCTGCACGAGAGCGCTCGGCCCTGCTGCCGCCTCGCTTCAGAGACCGAGATCTCTCCTCGCCCGCAGAATGGTCCGGAGTGGGTGCAAAAGGGGTTGGCTTCCCGTCCGCACCTCACTTGGACAGACATTCCCGGGAGAACTGGCCGGTGGAACGCGAGTGGGAGCTGCAAGGCCGAGACGCGGGCCGTAGACGGCGACCCGTGGAACATGGGTGGCGCCCAGACCGCTCCCCTGAAACCAAAGACTACTCTGCTGGCCGCAATGGCAACCCTGTGGAGCAAAGCCAGGGAGTGAACAGCAGAGATGGCGTTGGCGGTAGTGACCATGAACACTCGCGCCCCCCGAGAGGGCGCCCAAACAGTCAGGACAAGAGAAGACGGACGCTTAGCCCGACTGCGCCGACCTTTTGCTCAGACAGAGACCTTAAACGCAGACCAAAGAGCCCATTGGCGAAGGAGAGCGGTTCAGGGCACCAGTCTGTCCAGAGGCTGGGTCAGGTGTGGCAGGGCGTCCTCCTGCTGAAGAACAGCACTTTCCCCACGACGCTGCACCTGCTCGACGGCGACAACGCGGTGGCATCCGGCCTGTTGGCACAGCGCTCTGAAGTTGGCCAAGCTTCACAGCTGAAAATCAGCCAGCGCCTGCGGATGGATGCCCCCAAGCTTGATGAGGTCTCCCGCCGCATCAAGGCCGCCGGACCTAGCGGCCACGCGGTCCTCTTGGCCATGCCCCTCAAATGCGAGGACGCAGCAGCGCAGGATGCCAAAGACTCGACTGACAGGCCGCTGAAGAACCTGGTGACCTATCTGAAGCAGAAGGAGGCAGCTGGCATCGTCAGCCTACCTGCGGGGGCTGGCCGCGGCAAGGAGCAAAGCGGCGTCCTGCACGTTTTCCCGCCTTGTGAGTTCTCTCAGCAGTTTATGGATGAGTCGGCAAGGGCTTTTGCCAAATCGGAGGATGACTACATGGTAGTGGTCATTATCCGTGGGGCGTCGTGA